The Amycolatopsis sp. DG1A-15b genome window below encodes:
- a CDS encoding BTAD domain-containing putative transcriptional regulator yields MRVALLGPLRAAEDDGTPIDIGGARLRMLLARLALDAGRAVPADALVDGLWGTGPPADAANALQSLVSRLRKVLPVAVESGPGGYRLAVAAADVDAERFERLAAEGRRELTAGRDARAADLLTEALALWQGAALADVLDAPFASAPARRLTELRAEAADDRFEALIRLGEHAAVLADLTAAADADPLRERLAGLRIRALCAAGRQPEALAVYAGLRRTLADQLGVDPSAELQEIHVAALRGEFAPPSPVADRLPTRLTTFVGRDDELKLLAELLGGARLVTLTGPGGAGKTRLATEAASRHPAHQRGRVWFAALAGVRDPDDVAGALLGALEVREIRTEAEVHRRPPDPVAQAVEVLGGEEALLVLDNCEHVVDAAARLADELLHRAPRLRILATSREPLAITGEALCPLGPLPVPAERAAPAEAAELDSTRLFLDRAAAVRPDFVLDESTVDQVGEICRRLDGMPLALELAAARLRSMTVAQIAGRLGDRFRLLTSGSRTALPRQRTLRAVVEWSWELLAEPELVLARRFAVFTGGAELGVIEAVCADGRLPTGDVPYVLGSLVEKSIVDTVDAGNGEPRYRMLETLRAYATERLVESGEHDRTRRAMASYYAEFAQRLEPTLRTGAQLEAIDAFEAESANMIAALRGAIEMSDVDNSVALLDGMIWYFTILGQGGRAGSLIHETLEFGDRLPAEVMAAYRVLVHLMDEIPMRSDPAGIMRLVDDCVRTGAVDRYPGLAVALPMLAFLGGDREVALREVHRAERHPDPWTRAGGHWVESFLLDDEGDVEGADRARDLAHAGFEAVGDRWGIAMTLSFKAYALSQNGDSAKAIEIYQQGLALSMELRSYEDAVQHWWRLAVERARTGDFEGAWRDQEAAERYGEGITNLQHRAILMFGRLELLLRTDRLAEARALLDRLAAMGGDDWFPGGIGDEFIHAFEARILLAQGRPDEADWHAAIAIRATGRRGDMPDMAGVVELLAMIRERQGRPETATRVLAASAVIRGRLDLGSPEVRALIDALRAALPDYDARYGEACRVSKKDTIAWLLAELGPA; encoded by the coding sequence ATGCGCGTTGCGCTGCTGGGCCCGCTGCGGGCGGCGGAAGACGACGGCACGCCGATCGACATCGGCGGCGCCCGCCTCCGCATGCTCCTGGCCCGGCTCGCGCTGGACGCCGGGCGCGCGGTCCCGGCCGACGCGCTCGTCGACGGCCTTTGGGGCACCGGACCACCGGCCGACGCGGCCAACGCCCTGCAGTCGCTGGTCTCCCGGCTGCGGAAGGTGCTGCCGGTGGCCGTCGAATCCGGGCCGGGCGGGTACCGGCTCGCGGTGGCGGCGGCTGACGTCGACGCCGAGCGGTTCGAACGGCTCGCCGCCGAGGGCCGCCGCGAGCTGACCGCGGGCCGCGACGCCCGCGCCGCCGACCTGCTCACCGAGGCCCTCGCGCTGTGGCAGGGCGCCGCCCTCGCCGACGTCCTCGACGCGCCGTTCGCGTCGGCGCCCGCGCGGCGGCTCACCGAGCTGCGGGCCGAGGCGGCCGATGACCGGTTCGAAGCCCTGATCCGGCTGGGCGAGCACGCCGCGGTCCTGGCCGACCTGACCGCGGCGGCCGACGCCGACCCGCTGCGCGAACGGCTCGCCGGGCTGCGGATCCGCGCGCTGTGCGCGGCCGGGCGGCAGCCGGAAGCGCTGGCCGTCTACGCCGGGCTCCGCCGCACGCTGGCCGACCAGCTCGGCGTCGACCCCTCGGCCGAGCTGCAGGAGATCCACGTCGCCGCGCTGCGCGGCGAGTTCGCGCCGCCGTCGCCGGTGGCCGACCGGCTGCCGACCCGGCTGACCACGTTCGTCGGCCGCGACGACGAGCTCAAGCTGCTGGCCGAGCTCCTCGGCGGCGCCCGGCTGGTCACCCTGACCGGGCCGGGCGGGGCGGGCAAGACCCGGCTCGCCACCGAGGCGGCGTCGCGGCACCCCGCGCACCAGCGGGGCCGCGTCTGGTTCGCCGCGCTGGCCGGCGTCCGCGACCCCGACGACGTCGCCGGTGCGCTGCTGGGCGCGCTCGAGGTCCGCGAGATCCGCACCGAGGCCGAGGTCCACCGGCGGCCGCCGGATCCCGTGGCGCAGGCCGTCGAGGTGCTCGGCGGCGAGGAAGCCCTGCTGGTGTTGGACAACTGCGAGCACGTCGTCGACGCCGCCGCGCGGCTGGCCGACGAGCTGCTGCACCGGGCGCCGCGGCTGCGGATCCTGGCCACCAGCCGCGAGCCGCTGGCCATCACCGGGGAGGCGCTCTGCCCGCTCGGCCCGCTGCCGGTGCCCGCGGAACGCGCCGCGCCCGCGGAGGCCGCCGAGCTCGACTCGACCCGGCTGTTCCTCGACCGGGCCGCCGCGGTGCGGCCCGACTTCGTGCTCGACGAGTCCACTGTGGACCAAGTCGGGGAGATCTGCCGCCGCCTCGACGGGATGCCGCTGGCGCTGGAGCTGGCCGCGGCGCGGCTGCGGTCGATGACCGTGGCCCAGATCGCCGGCCGCCTCGGCGACCGGTTCCGGCTGCTCACCTCGGGCAGCCGGACGGCCCTGCCGCGGCAGCGGACGCTGCGCGCGGTCGTCGAGTGGAGCTGGGAACTGCTGGCCGAGCCCGAACTCGTGCTGGCCCGGCGGTTCGCGGTGTTCACCGGCGGCGCCGAGCTCGGGGTGATCGAGGCCGTCTGCGCCGACGGGCGGCTCCCCACGGGCGACGTGCCGTACGTGCTCGGCAGCCTGGTCGAGAAGTCCATAGTGGACACGGTGGACGCCGGGAACGGCGAGCCGCGGTACCGGATGCTCGAGACGCTGCGCGCGTACGCCACCGAGCGGCTGGTGGAGTCGGGAGAGCACGACCGGACGCGCCGGGCGATGGCGTCCTACTACGCCGAGTTCGCCCAGCGGCTGGAGCCGACGCTGCGCACCGGCGCGCAGCTGGAGGCGATCGACGCGTTCGAAGCCGAGAGCGCGAACATGATCGCCGCCCTGCGCGGCGCGATCGAGATGTCCGATGTGGACAACTCGGTCGCCCTGCTGGACGGGATGATCTGGTACTTCACCATTCTCGGCCAGGGCGGCCGGGCGGGCAGCCTGATCCACGAGACCCTCGAGTTCGGCGACCGGCTGCCCGCCGAGGTGATGGCCGCCTACCGGGTGCTCGTCCACCTCATGGACGAGATCCCGATGCGGTCGGACCCGGCCGGGATCATGCGGCTGGTCGACGACTGCGTGCGCACCGGCGCGGTCGACCGCTACCCGGGGCTCGCGGTGGCCCTGCCGATGCTGGCCTTCCTCGGCGGTGATCGCGAGGTCGCCCTCCGCGAGGTGCACCGGGCCGAACGGCACCCGGACCCGTGGACCCGCGCCGGCGGGCACTGGGTGGAGAGCTTCCTGCTCGACGACGAGGGTGACGTCGAGGGGGCCGACCGGGCACGCGACCTGGCCCACGCCGGGTTCGAGGCGGTCGGCGACCGCTGGGGCATCGCGATGACGCTGAGCTTCAAGGCGTACGCGCTGTCGCAGAACGGCGACAGCGCCAAAGCCATCGAGATCTACCAGCAGGGCCTGGCCCTGTCGATGGAGCTGCGGTCGTACGAGGACGCCGTGCAGCACTGGTGGCGGCTGGCCGTCGAGCGGGCGCGCACCGGGGACTTCGAGGGTGCCTGGCGCGATCAGGAGGCGGCGGAGCGCTACGGCGAAGGCATCACGAACCTGCAGCACCGGGCCATCCTGATGTTCGGCCGGCTCGAGCTGCTGCTGCGCACGGACCGGCTGGCCGAAGCGCGGGCGCTGCTCGACCGCCTCGCCGCGATGGGCGGCGACGACTGGTTCCCCGGCGGCATCGGCGACGAGTTCATCCACGCCTTCGAAGCGCGGATCCTGCTGGCCCAGGGCCGCCCGGACGAGGCCGATTGGCACGCGGCCATCGCGATCCGGGCGACGGGCCGGCGCGGCGACATGCCGGACATGGCCGGGGTGGTCGAGCTGCTGGCGATGATCCGCGAACGCCAGGGCCGTCCCGAGACGGCGACCCGGGTGCTCGCCGCGTCCGCCGTCATCCGCGGGCGGCTCGACCTCGGCAGTCCCGAGGTCCGGGCGCTCATCGACGCCCTGCGCGCGGCGCTCCCGGACTACGACGCCCGCTACGGGGAAGCGTGCCGGGTGTCCAAAAAGGACACGATCGCCTGGCTGCTGGCCGAGCTCGGCCCGGCCTGA
- the pcp gene encoding pyroglutamyl-peptidase I — translation MARVLMTGFAPFGGEPVNPSWQAVSLVGARRDDVAAVELPCEFAASLPALRRALEEHRPSLVVCAGQAGGRSEVTPERVAINLIDARIPDNAGARPVDAPVVAEGPAAYFTTLPVKACVAAIRAAGVPASVSHTAGTYVCNQVFYGLMHLLATEFPGVRGGFVHVPFSPEQVAAAGGAEPSLSVDRIADALEALADTALRVTEDLAVSAGAEH, via the coding sequence ATGGCCAGGGTGCTGATGACGGGCTTCGCGCCGTTCGGCGGCGAGCCGGTCAACCCGTCGTGGCAGGCGGTTTCGCTGGTGGGCGCCCGCCGTGACGACGTCGCGGCGGTCGAGCTGCCCTGCGAATTCGCGGCGTCGCTGCCCGCGCTGCGGCGGGCGCTGGAGGAGCACCGGCCGTCGCTGGTGGTCTGCGCCGGCCAGGCGGGCGGCCGGTCCGAGGTGACCCCGGAGCGGGTGGCCATCAACCTGATCGACGCCCGCATCCCGGACAACGCGGGCGCCCGGCCGGTGGACGCCCCGGTCGTCGCGGAGGGCCCGGCGGCGTACTTCACGACGTTGCCGGTGAAGGCGTGCGTAGCGGCGATCCGCGCGGCGGGCGTACCGGCGTCGGTCTCCCACACCGCCGGGACGTACGTGTGCAACCAGGTGTTCTACGGGTTGATGCACTTGCTGGCCACGGAGTTCCCGGGCGTGCGCGGCGGGTTCGTGCACGTCCCGTTCAGCCCGGAGCAGGTCGCGGCCGCGGGCGGGGCCGAGCCGTCGCTGAGCGTGGACCGGATCGCCGACGCGCTGGAAGCCTTGGCGGACACGGCGTTGCGGGTCACCGAGGACCTGGCGGTCAGCGCGGGCGCGGAGCATTGA
- a CDS encoding M1 family metallopeptidase has product MRGQKPAVVAVAVAASLCLGTGVAAAGEGWGTAQPGSDGAGDSYYPQDGNGGYDVADYNLKVGYDPASHQLTGNQDITARATQSLSSFDLDFKGLTVDSVKVDGRDAKFSRTGDHELVITPSRALWRGQHFKVKIAYHGVPAPIDDPALGNNGWQFAQAGGAFAAGEPKSATTWYPVNDTPLDKATFHLAITVPDEWGVIANGREKPSFKAPGGTTHVWAEETPIVPYMTTVAIDKWTFDRQKRKDGTPIVSAFAPGVPDSTKQAEARLPEILDFLESKFGKYPIDAAGGIFLNEQIGFSLETMSRPIYSAGWAGTVPTIVHENAHQWYGDSVAVAHWRDVCLNECFASYATWLWDEAKEGVDLNKQYADDVKKASPAFWNGKLYDMGQGREFTYVYSKGPVMLHALRNYIGQPAFDWVLKTWPSLHRDGNASMQEFQRFTEFAAHRSLQGFFDAWVYGTGKPADQYLYPGGLKPAA; this is encoded by the coding sequence ATGAGGGGACAGAAACCGGCCGTGGTGGCGGTTGCCGTGGCCGCCAGTCTCTGCCTCGGCACCGGCGTCGCCGCCGCCGGCGAGGGCTGGGGCACGGCGCAGCCCGGCAGCGATGGCGCCGGCGACAGCTACTACCCGCAGGACGGCAACGGCGGCTACGACGTCGCCGACTACAACCTCAAGGTCGGCTACGACCCGGCGTCGCACCAGCTCACCGGGAACCAGGACATCACCGCGCGGGCGACGCAGTCGCTCAGCTCGTTCGACCTGGACTTCAAGGGCCTGACCGTCGACTCGGTGAAGGTCGACGGCCGGGACGCGAAGTTCAGCCGGACCGGGGACCACGAGCTGGTCATCACGCCGTCGCGCGCGCTGTGGCGGGGCCAGCACTTCAAGGTGAAGATCGCTTACCACGGCGTGCCCGCGCCGATCGACGACCCGGCGCTCGGCAACAACGGCTGGCAGTTCGCCCAGGCGGGCGGCGCGTTCGCCGCCGGCGAGCCGAAGTCGGCCACCACCTGGTACCCGGTCAACGACACCCCGCTCGACAAGGCCACGTTCCACCTGGCCATCACCGTGCCCGACGAGTGGGGCGTGATCGCCAACGGCCGCGAGAAGCCGTCGTTCAAGGCGCCGGGCGGCACCACGCACGTCTGGGCCGAAGAGACGCCGATCGTGCCGTACATGACGACGGTCGCGATCGACAAGTGGACCTTCGACCGCCAGAAGCGCAAGGACGGCACCCCGATCGTCAGCGCGTTCGCCCCCGGCGTCCCCGACTCGACGAAGCAGGCCGAGGCGCGGCTGCCGGAGATCCTCGACTTCCTCGAGTCGAAGTTCGGCAAGTACCCGATCGACGCCGCGGGCGGCATCTTCCTCAACGAGCAGATCGGCTTCTCGCTGGAGACGATGAGCCGGCCGATCTACTCTGCGGGCTGGGCCGGCACGGTGCCGACGATCGTCCACGAGAACGCCCACCAGTGGTACGGCGACTCGGTCGCGGTCGCGCACTGGCGCGACGTCTGCCTCAACGAGTGCTTCGCCTCCTACGCCACCTGGCTGTGGGACGAGGCGAAGGAAGGCGTCGACCTGAACAAGCAGTACGCCGACGACGTCAAGAAGGCGTCCCCGGCGTTCTGGAACGGCAAGCTGTACGACATGGGCCAAGGCCGGGAGTTCACGTACGTGTACTCGAAGGGCCCGGTGATGCTGCACGCGCTGCGCAACTACATCGGGCAGCCGGCGTTCGACTGGGTCCTGAAGACCTGGCCGTCGCTGCACCGCGACGGGAACGCGAGCATGCAGGAGTTCCAGCGGTTCACCGAATTCGCCGCGCACCGGAGCCTCCAGGGCTTCTTCGACGCGTGGGTGTACGGCACCGGCAAGCCGGCCGACCAGTACCTCTACCCGGGTGGGCTCAAGCCCGCCGCCTGA